Proteins encoded within one genomic window of Halobacteroides halobius DSM 5150:
- a CDS encoding DUF805 domain-containing protein: MSYYLEVLKEYTEFGGRIRRKKYWMFNLISFIVAFILAAVEPSLAGLYGVAIFLPSLGANIRRLHDTGRSGWWFLISFVPFVGPIILLVFLIQDSKPGENQYGLNPKVKLQNNLTDNGNIKPRRVSSPKEQLALDNSKVECNECNKILDVDSEFCPNCGVKVIPEGKKECDNCNSLIDEEAEFCSKCGEKAIVTCPECENKLNFGIDFCPDCGFDVNNKNSSKEV, translated from the coding sequence ATGAGTTATTATTTAGAAGTGTTAAAAGAGTATACTGAATTTGGTGGTCGGATAAGAAGAAAGAAATATTGGATGTTTAATCTTATCAGTTTTATTGTTGCTTTTATTCTTGCAGCTGTAGAACCTAGTCTTGCTGGTTTATATGGCGTAGCAATATTTCTTCCATCGTTAGGAGCTAATATAAGAAGGTTACATGATACAGGTCGTAGTGGTTGGTGGTTCTTAATTAGTTTTGTTCCTTTTGTAGGTCCTATAATTCTTTTAGTATTTTTAATACAAGATAGTAAACCTGGAGAGAACCAATATGGGCTAAATCCTAAAGTAAAATTGCAAAATAATCTAACTGATAATGGTAATATCAAACCAAGAAGGGTGTCTAGCCCTAAAGAACAGTTAGCATTAGATAATTCTAAGGTGGAATGTAATGAATGTAATAAAATATTAGATGTAGATTCTGAATTCTGTCCAAATTGTGGTGTCAAAGTAATTCCAGAAGGAAAGAAGGAATGTGATAATTGTAATTCATTAATCGATGAGGAAGCTGAATTTTGTTCTAAGTGTGGAGAAAAAGCTATAGTAACTTGTCCTGAATGTGAAAACAAATTAAATTTTGGAATTGATTTTTGCCCTGATTGTGGTTTTGATGTTAATAATAAAAATAGCAGTAAGGAAGTTTAA